A genomic segment from Anas platyrhynchos isolate ZD024472 breed Pekin duck chromosome 5, IASCAAS_PekinDuck_T2T, whole genome shotgun sequence encodes:
- the GNG2 gene encoding guanine nucleotide-binding protein G(I)/G(S)/G(O) subunit gamma-2, whose product MASNNTASIAQARKLVEQLKMEANIDRIKVSKAAADLMAYCEAHAKEDPLLTPVPASENPFREKKFFCVIL is encoded by the exons ATGGCCAGCAACAACACCGCCAGCATAGCGCAGGCACGCAAACTGGTGGAGCAGCTGAAGATGGAGGCCAACATCGACAGGATAAAG GTGTCGAAGGCGGCGGCAGACCTGATGGCGTACTGCGAAGCCCACGCCAAGGAGGACCCCCTATTGACCCCCGTCCCGGCTTCAGAAAACCCCTTTAGAGAGAAGAAGTTCTTCTGCGTGATCCTGTAA